A stretch of Rhododendron vialii isolate Sample 1 chromosome 4a, ASM3025357v1 DNA encodes these proteins:
- the LOC131324887 gene encoding 65-kDa microtubule-associated protein 1-like, whose product MAAVDAHNPLMGEITCGSLLQQLQRIWDEVGESDEERDKMLFQIEQECLDVYKRKVDHAAKSRAELLQTLADANVELTSLLSALGEKTFTGIPEKTSGTIKKQLEAIAPALEQLWKQKDERIKEFFNVQSQIQRISGEIAGTSEQVGSLVVDEADLTLKKLDEFQSQLQELQKEKSERLHKVLEFVSTVHDLCAVLGMDFLSTVTEVHPSLNDSTGVQSKSISNATLSSLAKTVLALKEDKKQRLHKLQELATQLIDLWNLMDAPHEERCLFDHVTCNISATVDEVTVPGALALDLIEQAEVEVERLDQLKASRMKEIAFKKQAELEEIYARAHIEIDSDDAREKIMALIDSGNVEPSELLADMDNQIVKAKEESLSRKDILDKVEKWMSACEEESWLEDYNRDENRYNASRGAHLNLKRAEKARVLVNKIPALVDTLVTKTRAWEEDRGITFSYDGVPLLAMLDEYAMLRHDREEEKRRMRDQKKFQEQVNPEPEVFGSRPTPSPGRSSLGAKKVVGPRANGGGANGTPIKRLSLNQNGSRSINKDGKRDNNTRPIAPVNYVAMSKEDDASPISGTEPLPASPE is encoded by the exons ATGGCCGCAGTGGATGCACATAATCCGCTTATGGGAGAAATTACTTGTGGCTCTCTGCTGCAGCAATTGCAG CGAATCTGGGATGAGGTTGGTGAGAGTGATGAGGAACGGGACAAGATGCTTTTTCAGATAGAGCAGGAGTGCTTGGATGTCTACAAGAGGAAAGTCGATCATGCTGCAAAGTCGAGGGCAGAACTTCTTCAGACCTTGGCAGATGCCAATGTTGAACTCACCAGCCTTCTATCCGCTCTTGGAGAGAAAACTTTTACTGGAATT CCCGAGAAGACTTCTGGAACGATAAAAAAACAACTTGAGGCTATTGCACCGGCACTGGAGCAGCTTTGGAAACAGAAAGACGAGAGGATAAAGGAGTTTTTTAATGTACAGTCACAGATTCAAAGGATATCCGGAGAAATTGCGGGAACTAGTGAGCAAGTGGGGAGTCTTGTAGTTGATGAGGCCGACCTAACCCTGAAGAAGTTGGATGAGTTTCAATCTCAGCTCCAAGAACTGCAAAAGGAAAAG AGTGAGAGGTTGCACAaggttcttgaatttgtaagcACTGTGCACGATCTCTGTGCTGTTCTTGGGATGGACTTCCTCAGTACAGTGACTGAAGTTCATCCAAGCTTAAATGACTCAACTGGTGTACAATCCAAAAGTATTAGCAATGCCACTCTATCCAGTCTGGCTAAGACAGTCTTAGCACTGAAGGAAGATAAGAAGCAGAGGCTACATAAG CTTCAAGAATTAGCGACTCAGTTAATTGATCTTTGGAATCTAATGGATGCCCCTCATGAAGAACGGTGTTTGTTTGATCATGTTACTTGTAACATATCGGCTACAGTAGATGAAGTGACCGTCCCCGGGGCTCTTGCTTTGGATTTGATAGAGCAG GCTGAGGTGGAAGTTGAAAGGCTTGATCAGCTAAAAGCTAGCCGGATGAAGGAAATTGCTTTCAAAAAGCAAGCTGAGCTTGAAGAGATTTATGCACGCGCTCATATCGAGATTGATTCAGATGATGCACGAGAGAAAATTATGGCTTTGATTGATTCTGGTAATGTTGAGCCTTCTGAGCTACTTGCTGATATGGATAACCAGATAGTAAAAGCAAAGGAAGAGTCTCTCAGCAGGAAAGATATATTGGACAAGGTTGAGAAATGGATGTCGGCTTGTGAAGAAGAGAGTTGGCTAGAAGACTACAATAGG GATGAAAACAGGTATAACGCAAGTAGAGGTGCACACTTAAATCTCAAGCGGGCTGAAAAAGCTCGTGTTCTAGTCAACAAAATTCCAG CTCTCGTGGACACGTTGGTTACCAAAACTCGAGCATGGGAAGAAGACCGAGGCATAACATTTTCTTACGATGGCGTTCCTCTCCTTGCAATGCTGGATGAATATGCGATGCTCAGGCACgacagagaagaagagaaaCGAAGGATGAGA GATCAGAAAAAGTTCCAGGAACAGGTAAACCCAGAACCAGAAGTCTTTGGTTCAAGGCCAACCCCTAGCCCTGGTCGATCAAGTCTAGGTGCAAAAAAGGTGGTGGGACCACGCGCAAATGGAGGCGGTGCAAATGGAACTCCAATCAAGCGGTTGTCCCTGAATCAAAATGGTTCGAGGTCCATAAACAAGGACGGGAAGAGAGATAATAATACGAGGCCGATTGCTCCGGTGAACTATGTTGCCATGTCGAAAGAGGATGATGCCTCTCCCATTTCTGGTACAGAGCCTCTTCCGGCCTCACCAGAGTAA
- the LOC131322854 gene encoding trigger factor-like protein TIG, Chloroplastic — MALCSSTTTSTLPQFKPTSSTPSLSLSNSLFLQSNYTSTAHRFFTSHKLSTPPSRQFSLLQPQSTRFSTVFAASASSAAVADVQDKLPADILVTEMKEPNSRVRLSVEVPPAVCEDCYNRIIKEFMKMAKVPGFRPGKEVPENILVGHVGRKNIRQATVESILDRTLPHAMSSVSGRALKDSVRIATKFSDMEETYSSQNLVRYDVIVDLAPEVRWIPQDGYKNLKVVVEIDSEIDAHKASKQELRRRHKLLGSMRIVTDRGLQVNDVAVLDISATTIDQDESNIKKIPSAESKGFNFDTEDGDKVLPGFLDSIIGIQRGETKLFPLVFPESWRQENLRGVHAQFTVECKELFYRDLPELDDSLADKLLPECTTLKQVKESLLQQFLELEQTAKDQATDNAILDQLRKMVEIEIPQSLFEEQGRQLYGAKLLQVQANMKLNEQQLASLSSPRAVKEYLEDQREDIEGIIRQNLAVGDIFKREDLRFSTEELVKEVENSIAEFKRQNQDYDEERVKEQVQEILEGAKVLEWLREHAEIEYITR, encoded by the exons ATGGCGCTCTGCAGCTCCACAACCACCTCAACCTTACCTCAATTCAAACCCACTTCTTccaccccatctctctctctctctaactctctctttcttcaatCAAACTACACTAGCACCGCCCACAGATTCTTCACTTCTCACAAACTATCAACTCCTCCTTCCCgccaattctctctcctccaaccCCAATCTACAAGATTTTCAACCGTGTTCGCAGCTTCGGCTTCATCCGCTGCGGTAGCCGATGTACAAGACAAACTTCCGGCTGATATCTTGGTCACAGAAATGAAAGAACCCAATTCCAGA GTTCGATTGAGTGTAGAAGTTCCACCAGCTGTTTGCGAGGATTGTTACAATAGAATCATAAAGGAATTCATGAAGATGGCGAAG GTCCCCGGATTTCGCCCAGGGAAGGAAGTTCCAGAGAATATCCTGGTTGGTCATGTAGGGAGGAAAAATATTCGGCAGGCTACTGTTGAATCAATTTTGGACAGAACTCTTCCACATGCCATGTCTTCG GTGAGTGGAAGGGCTTTGAAAGACTCAGTCCGCATAGCAACCAAATTCTCTGACATGGAAGAGACTTATTCTTCTCAAAATTTGGTTAG ATATGACGTCATTGTTGACCTGGCACCGGAGGTCAGGTGGATTCCTCAGGATGGATACAAGAATTTGAAGGTAGTTGTTGAGATAGATAGTGAAATAGATGCTCACAAAGCTTCTAAACAGGAATTAAGGCGCCGGCACAAACTTCTCGGTTCCATGAGAATTGTTACTGACAGAGGCCTACAG GTTAATGATGTTGCAGTCCTTGATATATCAGCAACGACAATTGACCAAGATGAATCTAACATTAAAAAGATCCCTTCTGCAGAAAGTAAAG gctTTAACTTCGATACAGAGGATGGAGATAAAGTCCTTCCTGGTTTCTTGGATTCAATAATTGGAATTCAACGAGgtgaaacaaaattgtttccACTTGTATTTCCTGAATCATGGAGGCAAGAGAATCTTCGAGGTGTTCACGCTCAATTTACT GTTGAATGTAAGGAACTATTTTACAGAGATCTACCAGAGTTGGACGACTCCCTTGCTGATAAGCTTCTTCCCGAATGCACTACCCTTAAGCAG GTCAAAGAATCCTTGCTACAACAATTCTTAGAATTGGAGCAAACAGCCAAAGATCAAGCAACAGATAATGCCATTCTTGACCAGCTTCGCAAG AtggttgaaattgaaattcCTCAATCATTGTTCGAGGAACAAGGTAGGCAACTTTATGGAGCCAAACTTCTACAAGTACAG GCAAATATGAAACTGAATGAGCAGCAGTTAGCCTCTCTATCAAGTCCAAGAGCAGTAAAGGAATACCTGGAAGACCAGAGGGAGGATATAGAGGGTATAATAAGGCAAAATCTAGCCGTTGGAGACATATTTAAACGTGAAGATTTGCGG TTTTCAACTGAGGAGTTGGTGAAGGAGGTCGAGAACTCGATAGCTGAATTTAAACGTCAAAATCAAGACTACGATGAGGAGCGCGTGAAGGAACAG GTGCAAGAAATTTTGGAGGGGGCAAAAGTGCTTGAATGGTTAAGAGAACACGCGGAGATCGAGTATATAACGCGATGA
- the LOC131322462 gene encoding uncharacterized protein LOC131322462 isoform X1, with the protein MEGVGSRLGRASSRYGSSSSAVFSGPVRKWKRRWVHVSYPTNNSSRSNNANNTTNSSALVLCRWTPISGDNSVKTEEPPRRKFRYVPIVELEDQKQEASEKVDGKAKTRKASSRSDDIFGIPNIEGVFTEEIQAANKIRSTQQDSNMSNLNLDLGLKGHDEYLESDGEDDEAGKSGLD; encoded by the exons ATGGAGGGAGTTGGGTCAAGGCTGGGCCGAGCCTCGTCGCGCTAcggctcctcctcctcggccgtCTTCAGTGGCCCAGTTAGGAAATGGAAACGCCGTTGGGTCCATGTCTCTTACCCGACCAACAACTCCTCTCGCTCCAATAACGCCAATAACACCACCAACTCCTCCGCTCTCGTCCTCTGCCGGTGGACCCCAATTTCCGGCGACAACTCCGTCAAGACGGAGGAGCCGCCTCGCCGGAAGTTCCGTTACGTTCCG ATTGTTGAGCTAGAAGATCAGAAACAAGAGGCTTCCGAAAAGGTTGATGGTAAAGCTAAAACACGCAAAGCATCATCTAGAAGTGATGATATCTTTGGAATTCCCAATATTGAGGGTGTTTTTACTGAAGAAATTCAG GCTGCAAACAAGATCCGTTCAACCCAGCAAGATTCAAACATGAGCAACTTGAACTTGGATTTGGGCTTGAAGGGCCACGATGAATACCTAGAATCAGATGGTGAAGACGACGAGGCTGGGAAGTCTGGGTTAGATTGA
- the LOC131322462 gene encoding uncharacterized protein LOC131322462 isoform X2, which translates to MEGVGSRLGRASSRYGSSSSAVFSGPVRKWKRRWVHVSYPTNNSSRSNNANNTTNSSALVLCRWTPISGDNSVKTEEPPRRKFRYVPIVELEDQKQEASEKVDGKAKTRKASSRSDDIFGIPNIEGVFTEEIQLGYNTEERIACLSRCLG; encoded by the exons ATGGAGGGAGTTGGGTCAAGGCTGGGCCGAGCCTCGTCGCGCTAcggctcctcctcctcggccgtCTTCAGTGGCCCAGTTAGGAAATGGAAACGCCGTTGGGTCCATGTCTCTTACCCGACCAACAACTCCTCTCGCTCCAATAACGCCAATAACACCACCAACTCCTCCGCTCTCGTCCTCTGCCGGTGGACCCCAATTTCCGGCGACAACTCCGTCAAGACGGAGGAGCCGCCTCGCCGGAAGTTCCGTTACGTTCCG ATTGTTGAGCTAGAAGATCAGAAACAAGAGGCTTCCGAAAAGGTTGATGGTAAAGCTAAAACACGCAAAGCATCATCTAGAAGTGATGATATCTTTGGAATTCCCAATATTGAGGGTGTTTTTACTGAAGAAATTCAG TTAGGCTACAATACAGAAGAGAGAATTGCTTGTTTGTCAAGATGTTTGGGATAG